The window CGAGCAGGCGCTGTCGGCCGTCGCGACGCATCACGACGCGCTGCGGCTGAGCTTCGAGCGCGTGGCCGGCGCATGGCAGCAATCGCACGCGGCGCCGCCGCTGGCGATTCCGCTCGGCGTCACGTCGCTGGCCGGCGAGGCGCCCGCCGGCGGCCAAGCCGCGATGCTCGCGACCGCCACCCGCATGCAGGAGAGCTTCGCGTTGTCCGAGGCGCCGCTGCTGCGCGCCCACCTGTTCCAGTTCGGTCCGGACGCGCCGCAGCGCCTGCTCGTGGTCGCGCATCATCTGGTGATCGACGGCGTCTCGTGGCGCATCCTGTTCGAAGACCTGTACACCGCGTGCCGCCAGCTCGAAGCGGGCGAAGCGGTGCGGCTGCCGGCCCGAACGACCGCATGGCGCGACTGGGCGAACCGTCTGGCCGAACTCGGCGCGGCCAGGCTCGACGGCCTGGACTATTGGCTCCAGGGCAACGCCGAAGCGCAGGCGTGCTTCGACGACATGCCGGTCGGCACCGTCGCCGAAGCCGGGTCGACGGTCGTCGAGTTCGACGCGCAGCAGACGCAAGCGCTGCTGCAGGACGTGCCGCGCGCGTTCAATACGCAGATCAACGAAGTCCTGCTGACGGCCTTGCTGCTCGCGTTCGGCGACTGGACCGGCAACGCGTCGCTGGCCGTCGATCTCGAAGGCCATGGCCGCGAGGACATCTTCGACGGCGTCGATACGTCACGCACCATCGGCTGGTTCACGTCGCACTATCCGGTGTTCCTGAACGCCGGCGACGCGGCCGTGGCGGCCGACGCGCTGCGCAACGTCAAGGAGCAGTTGCGCGCGGTGCCGATGCGCGGGCTCGGCTACGGCATCGCACGCTACCTCGGCAAGGACGCCCGCATCGCGGCGGCGCTGGAACGGCAGCCGCCGGCGCCGGTGCGCTTCAACTATCTCGGCCAGATCGACCGCGTGCTGGCCGACGACACCGGCTGGAAGCCGGTGCTCGACTTCCAGAGCCCCGAGCACAGTCCGCGCGCGCGTCGCGGCCATCTCTTCGAGATCGACGGGGTGGTGTTCGACGGACGCCTGCGCCTCACCTGGCACTACAACCGCGAAGGCTGCGCACCGGGCGTCATCGAGCGGCTGACGCAGTGCTACCGCAGCCGTCTGCTGTCGATCGTCGCGGCCAGCGGCGACGGCCAGCCGGGGCTGAGCCCGTCGGACTTTCCGGCTGCGCGCATCAGCCAGGAAGCGCTGGACGCCCTCGTCTCAAGGATCAAATCGTGACATCCGCCACCATTGCCGATATCTACGAGCTCTCCCCGATGCAGGAGGCGATGCTCTTTCATGCCGTGCACTCGCCCGGCGCGAGAAGCAGCTTCAACCAGCTCAGTTGCCGGATCGCCGGCAGCCTCGATCCCGCGCTGTTTCATGCCGCATGGCAGCAGCTCGTCGATCGGCATCCGGTGATGCGCACGTCGTTCCATTGGGAGGAGTTCGACAAGCCGATGCAGGTCGTGCACGCGCACGCCACGCTGCCGTGGGTGCAGGACGACTGGCGCGACCTGCCGGAAGACCAGCAGCGCGCGCGGTGGAGCGCGCATCTCGAAAGCGATCTGGCCGAGGGCTTCGCGCTCGATCGCGCGCCTCTCGTGCGCTGCCGCCTGGTGCGCGTCGCCGAGGACGCGTACCTGTTCAGCTGGAGCCACCATCACATCCTTGCCGATGGCTGGTGCCTGTCGCTCGTGATCGAGGAAATCTTCCAGGTCTACGGCGCGCTCACGCGCGGCCTGCCGCCGGCGCTCCCGCCGGTGCGCCCCTATCGCGACTACATCCAGTGGCTGCAACAGCACGAACCGCAAGCCGCGCAGCAATACTGGACGCGTTATCTCGAAGGCTTCCGCACGCCGACCCCGCTGCCCACGGCGGCGCGCGCGCAAAAGCGGGCGAGCGCTTCGGCGAGGGCCTCGCGCAAGTCCAGGCCGACCTGTCGGCCGACCTCAGCGCGCGCCTGCGGCAATTCGCGGCCCGGCATCACGTCACCCTCAACACCCTCGCGCAAGCGGCCTGGGCGCTCGTGCTGTCGCGCTACAGCGGGGAAACCGACGTGGTGTTCGGCGCCGTCGTCTCCGGACGGGGCGCCGGCCTGCCCGGGATCGAAACCATGCTCGGCCTGTTCATCAATACGGTTCCGGTGCGGGTGCGGGTCGACCCGAGGCAGCCGCTCGCGCCCTGGCTGAAGATGATCCAGGCGCGCGTGGCCGCACGCGCGCCGTTCGAGCACACCCCGTTGCCCGACATCCAGCGCTGCAGCGAAGTCCCGCTGACGACGCCGCTGTTCGAAAGCAACATCACGTTCATGAATTACCCGCTGGACGAGTCGCTGACGCATGGCGCGCACGGCCTGGCGGTCGACGAGGTGCAGCTCTACAACCGCGCCGACATCCCGCTCGAATTCGTCGTGACGGCGCGCGACGACTGGAAGATGGAACTGTCGTTCGACCCGCGGCGCTTCGATGAAGACGCGATGCAGCGGATGCTGGGCCACGTGGCCGCGACGCTCGACGCGTTCACGGCCGATCCGAACCAGCTGCTCGGACGCGTGCCGATTCTCCCCGAGGCCGAGCGTCGTCAGTTGCTGGACACCTTCAACGACACCGCCGTGCCGTTCGACGCCGAGCTCACCGTCGTGCATCGCCTGGAGCAGGCCGCCGCGGACCACCCCGAACGGCCGGCGGTCGAGTACCGGGATGTCGTCCTGAGCGCGGGCGAGCTGAATGCCCGCGCGAACCGCACCGCCCACCGCCTGCTGGCCGCCGTCGAGCTGAAGCCGGACGCGCTGGTCGCGATCTGCATGCACCGGTCTGAGCGCCTGATGGAAGCGATCTACGCCGTCTGGAAGTGCGGCGCCGCCTATATCCCGATCGATCCCAACTTTCCGGCGGCCCGCATCCGCACCATTCTCGAGGATTCCGGCGCCGACCTCGTCATGACCTGCGACGGCCTCCTGCCCCCCGAGCTGGCCGCGCTCGCACCGGTCGTGTCGCTCGACGCCGCCACCGATGTCGTCGACGACACCAACCCCGGCCGCCCCGTGTCGCCCGACAGCCTCGCGTACGTGATCTACACGTCCGGCTCCACCGGCAAGCCCAAGGGGGCGATGGTCGAGCACGCCGGCATGCTGAATCACATGCTCGCCGAGATCGACGAGTTTTCGATCTCGGCGTCGTCGGTGATCGCGCAAACCGCACCGCATTGCTTCGATATTTCGGTCTGGCAATTTTTCGCGGCGCCGCTCGTCGGCGGCAAGACCGTGATCGTCGACGACGAACGGATTCGCGATCCCGCGTGTTTCCTCGAGTACCTGGAATCCGCCCAAATCAGCATCCTCGAACTGGTGCCGTCCTATCTGTCCGCGCTGCTCGACCGCGCGTCGGAACGGCCGGCGCTGATGCGGCACCTGCGGCACCTGCTCGTCACCGGCGAGATGGTCAGCCCGACCCTGGTGAAGCAGTGGTTCGACGTGTTCCCGGACATCGCGGTGGTGAACGCGTATGGCCCGGCGGAAGCGTCCGACGATGTCGCGCAGCACCGCATGGCGCACGCGCCGAACACGCCCTACGTGCCGGTCGGCAAGCCGATCCGCAACGTGCGCATCTATGTCGTCGACCCGCAGATGAACCTGTGCCCGATCGGGATTCCCGGCGAGCTTTGCGTGTCCGGCGTCGCGGTCGGCCGCGGCTATCTCAACAACGAGGCCGGCACGCGGGAAGCCTTCGTCGAGGACCCGTTCCATCCGACCCGCGGCGTCCGCATGTACCGCACCCGCGACATCGGCTGCTATCTCCCCGACGGGACGCTCGTGCTTCACGGTCGCAAGGACCACCAGTTGAAGATTCGCGGCTACCGCATCGAGCTCGGGGAGATCGACAACGCGCTGGCCGCCATTCCGGAAATCCGCCAGGCGGCCGCGCTCGATTATCGCGACGAGGCCGGCCGCGCCGCCCTGTGCGCGTATGTCGCGTTCCGCGACGGCGCGTCGCTGAGCGACGCCGAGATCGCCGCCGCGTTGTCCGCCACGCTGCCCGCCTACATGGTGCCGGGCATCTACGTGGTGCTCGACGCGCTGCCGTTGAGCGGCAACGGCAAGATCGACCGCAAGGCCTTGCCGCCGCTGGACCGGTCGCGGCTGTCGGCCGCGGCTCAGGCGCCCGCGCTGCCGCGCACGCCCACCGAGACGCTGCTGTGCCGCATCTGGGGCGAAGCGCTGGGCATTCCGTCGCCCGGCATCCACGACAATATTTTCGCGCTGGGCGGCGATTCGATTCTCAGCATGCGGATCGTGGCGCTGGCCGCCAAGGCGGGCCTGAAGATCACCACCCGGCTCATCTTCCAGCATCCGACGGTCGCCGAGCTCGCCGCCGTGGCCACTCGCGGCGAAGCCCAGGCGGCGGAGTTCGTCGCGTCGTCCGGCCCGCTGCCGCTGACGCCGATCCAGAAGCGCTTCTTTTCGCAGCGCAAGGACGATCAGGATCAGTACAACCAGGCGGTGCTGCTCGAGGTTCCGCCGGACCTCGATCCGGTCGCGCTGCGCCAGGCGCTCCGGCACGCGGCGAAATGGCATGACGCGCTTCGGCTGCGCTTTCGCGCGGGCGCGTCCGGCTGGATTCAGGAAGTCGTCGACGATCCGGAGATCCCCGTCGGCGTGCTCGACATCCGCGCCGATCAGCTCGCGCAGCATGTCGCGCAATCTCATGCGAGCCTGAATCTGTCGGACGGCCCCGTCTTGCGCGCGGACCTGTTCCGCGTCGACGAAGGAAGCTCGCTGCGTCTGCTGCTGGTCGCCCATCACCTGGTGATCGACGGCGTGTCATGGGGCGCGCTGCTCGAAACCGTGTACGACGCCTATACCCGCCTGCGCAGCGGCAAAGCCCCCGAATTCGCGGGCAGCGGCGCGTCGTGGACCGCATGGACCCGGGCCCTGTCGAACTGGGCCGGCTCCGGCGCCGCCGACGCCGATCTCGCATATTGGCAGGCCCTCGCTCGTTCGACGCCTCCCGATCTGCCGATCGATCGCGCCGCATCGGCCGACGCCAATACCGTGTCGTCCGCCGAAACGATCGTGGTCGAGCTGGGCGAATCCGCGACCGCGGCCTTGCTGGCCGCCGCGCCGCGCGCCTACGACGCCCAGATCAATGACTTGCTGCTGGCCGCGCTCGCGCGCGTGGTCAGCGACTGGAGCGGATGCGCCGACGTCCTGCTGGATCTCGAAGCGCACGGGCGCGAGGAACACGTCGCGGACCTCGACGTCTCGCGCACGGTGGGCTGGTTTACGTCCCTCTTCCCGGTCCTGCTGAAGGTCGATGCGGGCCCGCACGATCCGGCGCGCCTCGTTGCATCGGTCAAGGCGCAGCTGCGCGCCGTGCCGGCCGCGGGCATCAGCTACGGTCTGCTGCAAGACCGGCTCGACGGCCCCGCTCCGCAGCCCCGGCTGCTGTTCAACTACCTGGGTCAAATCGACCAGGTGCTGACCGCCGCACGCGACTGGAAGCAGGCCGTTGAGCCGAGCGGAGACGGCCGCAATGCGAACCAGCAGCGCGAGCATCTGCTCGACATCAACGCGTACGTGACCGGCAACCGTCTGCACGTTGCGTGGGAGTTCAGCCGGGCCTGCCACGAAACGGACAGCATCCGGCGCGTCGCGCAGGCCTATATCGCGGCGCTCGAATCCCTCGTCGTCGATCATGTCGATCATGTCGAGCAGTCCGCTTCGGGTCTGCCGCAAGCGCTGGCCTCGATCATCCCGGACGAGATCGACGCCGTCTACGCGCTGACGCCGACCCAGCAGGGGATGCTGTTCCACGGCCTGTACGAACCGGCGTCGGATGCGTATTTCAGCAGCCTCGATTTCCGCATCGACGGCGCACTCGACGTCGAACGGTTCCGCCGCGCGTGGGATGCGGTGATGCACCGGCACGACATCCTGCGAACCTCGTTTCACTGGGAAGAACTCGAAAGCCCCGTGCAGGTCGTGCATCGCCGTATCGACCTGCCCTGGCATGACGAGGATCTGAGCGCGGCTTCCGCCGAGGACGCGGAACGGCGTTGGGACGCCTGCCTGACGCAAGACCGGGCGCGCGGCTTCGACTTTACCCGCGCGCCGCTGATGCGCGTGGGGCTGTTCCGCGTGGGCCCGCAGGCATGGCGCTTCTATTGGAGCCATCACCACATCCTGCTCGACGGGTGGAGTTCCGCCCGGCTGCTGAGCGAAGTGGCCGCCGCCTATCAGGCCCTGCCGGCCGACGCCGCAGCGCAGCGGCCCGCGCCGCCGGCCTTCCGCGATTACGTGCGCTGGCTGGAGCGCCAGGACGCCGGGGCCGCGGAGCGCTTCTGGAAGACGAAGCTCGAGGATTTCCCGACGACGACGCCGCTCGTGCTCGGACGCCCCGAACTCGACGGAACGGCCGCGCCGGGCGCCTATCTGGAAGAGCAGCTTCTGCTGTCCGAGCACGACACGCAGCGGCTCGTCGCGTTCGCGCAAGCCAGCCGCATCACGCTCAACACGCTCGCCCAGGGCGCGTGGGCGCAGTTGCTGGGTCGCTATAGCGGCGAAGCGGATGTCGTGTTCGGCACGATCGTTTCCGGCCGCCCGGCGTCGCTGCCGGAATCGGACGAGATGGTCGGGCTGTTCATCAACACGCTGCCGGTGCGGGTCCGCATCGACAAGCGCCCGACGGCCGCGTGGCTGGCGCAATTGCAGATGGATCTCGCGCAGCAGGAGGACTACGCGCACTATCCGCTCGCCGATATCCAGAAATTCGCCGGCCTGCCGCCCGGCGTGCCGCTCTTCGAAAGCCTGCTCATCTTCCAGAACTATCCGGTCGAGGAAGCGCTGGCCGATGCGCTTCCCGGTCTGCGCATCGGCGCATTCCACGTGTCCGATCCGAACAATTACCCGCTGACGCTGGTCGTGACGCCGGGCAAGCGCCTGTCGTTGCAGGTGCTGTACGACGATGGCCGCTTCGACCGCGAAACGGTCGTCCGCCTGCTGCGCCACGTCGAAACCCTGCTCGTCGGTCTGGCCTCCGACGAGGATCGCCCGAACGGCGGCGTTCCGCTCCTCACCACGGCCGAGCGGGACGAGATCCTGCTGGACTGGAACGATACCTTCGCGCCGGTCCCGTCAGACCGCACGCTGCCCGAGCTGATCGAGGCCGCCGCCGCCGCGCACCCCGAGCGCATCGCGGTCCGCTGCGGCACGGTGGTGCGCACCTATCGGGACCTCGTCGAAGGCGCCGACCGGATCGCCCGGCATCTGCTGCAGGCCGCGCCGATTCAGCCGGACGACCGGATCGCCGTATGGATGCCGCGCTCGCACCTGATGCTGGAAACGATCCTGGCGATCTGGAAGTGCGGCGCGGCGTACGTCCCCGTCGATCCGGCCTATCCGGCCCGGCGGGTCGAGGCGATCCTGACGCTGGCGCGCCCTTCGATCATCGTCGGCGCCGACCGTCGGCCGCCGGTCGCGCTCGCGTCGGTGCCGCTCGTCGACCCCGCGCATGCCGCGCACCGCGACGGCGACGGCGACGCGCCGCCGCGCACGCCGCGCGCCGGCCCGCGGACCTCGCCTACGTGATCTTCACGTCGGGCTCGACCGGCCAGCCCAAGGGCGCGATGGTCGAGCATCGCGGCATGCTCAACCACGTGCTCGCGATGGCGCGCAGGGTCGGGCTCGGCGCGCACAGCGCGGTCGCCCAGACCGCTTCGCACTGCTCCGATATTTCGGTCTGGCAATGCTTCGCGGCGCTGGTGTCGGGCGGCACGACGGTGATTTATCCCGATGCCGTGATCCTCGAGCCCGCGCTGCTGATCGACAGCCTGCACCGCGACCGCATCACGGCGATGCAATTCGTCCCGTCCTATCTGGCGACCTTTCTCGTCGAGCTGGAACGGCACGCGTCGCCGGCGTTCCCGCACCTCGACACGCTGCTGACCATCGGCGAAACCCTGCAGCCGGCCTCCGTGCGCACCTGGTTCCGCCTTAATCCGGCGGTCCGGCTCATCAACGCCTACGGGCCGACCGAAGCTTCGGACTCCGTCGCGCATTACAGCATGGCGTGCGCGCCGGACCTGCCCGCGATTCCGATCGGCAAACCCATCGAGAACCTGCGCCTCTACGTCGTGGACGCCGACATGAATCTCTGCCCGATCGGCGTCAAGGGCGAGATCTGCATCGGGGGGGCCGGCGTCGGGCGCGGCTACCTGTTCGACGAAACGCGCACCCGCGCGGTGTTCCGCGACGATCCGTTCAATCCGGAACCGGGTGCGCGCCTTTATCACACCGGCGATATCGGCTGCTTCGGGCCCGACGGCAACCTTCACTTCTTCGGACGCCGCGACTTCCAGGTCAAGGTTCGCGGCTATCGCATCGAGCTGGGCGAAATCGAAGCCGCGCTGACCGATCTCGAAGGCATCTCCAACGCCGTCGTGGTCGCCCGCGACGCTGCGGATTCCGAAACTACCCTGTGCGCCTACGCGTCGGGAACCGGCTGGACGCCCGCGCGCGTGCGCCAGGCACTGCGCGACAAACTGCCGGCCCATATGGTGCCCGACACCGTGATGCTGCTGCCGGCGCTTCCCGTCACGCCGAACGGCAAGATCAACCGCGCCGCGCTGCCGCTCCC of the Burkholderia ubonensis genome contains:
- a CDS encoding non-ribosomal peptide synthetase; translation: MAATARTASRAAILDALSRRLPHADPAAHGGARAKAGERFGEGLAQVQADLSADLSARLRQFAARHHVTLNTLAQAAWALVLSRYSGETDVVFGAVVSGRGAGLPGIETMLGLFINTVPVRVRVDPRQPLAPWLKMIQARVAARAPFEHTPLPDIQRCSEVPLTTPLFESNITFMNYPLDESLTHGAHGLAVDEVQLYNRADIPLEFVVTARDDWKMELSFDPRRFDEDAMQRMLGHVAATLDAFTADPNQLLGRVPILPEAERRQLLDTFNDTAVPFDAELTVVHRLEQAAADHPERPAVEYRDVVLSAGELNARANRTAHRLLAAVELKPDALVAICMHRSERLMEAIYAVWKCGAAYIPIDPNFPAARIRTILEDSGADLVMTCDGLLPPELAALAPVVSLDAATDVVDDTNPGRPVSPDSLAYVIYTSGSTGKPKGAMVEHAGMLNHMLAEIDEFSISASSVIAQTAPHCFDISVWQFFAAPLVGGKTVIVDDERIRDPACFLEYLESAQISILELVPSYLSALLDRASERPALMRHLRHLLVTGEMVSPTLVKQWFDVFPDIAVVNAYGPAEASDDVAQHRMAHAPNTPYVPVGKPIRNVRIYVVDPQMNLCPIGIPGELCVSGVAVGRGYLNNEAGTREAFVEDPFHPTRGVRMYRTRDIGCYLPDGTLVLHGRKDHQLKIRGYRIELGEIDNALAAIPEIRQAAALDYRDEAGRAALCAYVAFRDGASLSDAEIAAALSATLPAYMVPGIYVVLDALPLSGNGKIDRKALPPLDRSRLSAAAQAPALPRTPTETLLCRIWGEALGIPSPGIHDNIFALGGDSILSMRIVALAAKAGLKITTRLIFQHPTVAELAAVATRGEAQAAEFVASSGPLPLTPIQKRFFSQRKDDQDQYNQAVLLEVPPDLDPVALRQALRHAAKWHDALRLRFRAGASGWIQEVVDDPEIPVGVLDIRADQLAQHVAQSHASLNLSDGPVLRADLFRVDEGSSLRLLLVAHHLVIDGVSWGALLETVYDAYTRLRSGKAPEFAGSGASWTAWTRALSNWAGSGAADADLAYWQALARSTPPDLPIDRAASADANTVSSAETIVVELGESATAALLAAAPRAYDAQINDLLLAALARVVSDWSGCADVLLDLEAHGREEHVADLDVSRTVGWFTSLFPVLLKVDAGPHDPARLVASVKAQLRAVPAAGISYGLLQDRLDGPAPQPRLLFNYLGQIDQVLTAARDWKQAVEPSGDGRNANQQREHLLDINAYVTGNRLHVAWEFSRACHETDSIRRVAQAYIAALESLVVDHVDHVEQSASGLPQALASIIPDEIDAVYALTPTQQGMLFHGLYEPASDAYFSSLDFRIDGALDVERFRRAWDAVMHRHDILRTSFHWEELESPVQVVHRRIDLPWHDEDLSAASAEDAERRWDACLTQDRARGFDFTRAPLMRVGLFRVGPQAWRFYWSHHHILLDGWSSARLLSEVAAAYQALPADAAAQRPAPPAFRDYVRWLERQDAGAAERFWKTKLEDFPTTTPLVLGRPELDGTAAPGAYLEEQLLLSEHDTQRLVAFAQASRITLNTLAQGAWAQLLGRYSGEADVVFGTIVSGRPASLPESDEMVGLFINTLPVRVRIDKRPTAAWLAQLQMDLAQQEDYAHYPLADIQKFAGLPPGVPLFESLLIFQNYPVEEALADALPGLRIGAFHVSDPNNYPLTLVVTPGKRLSLQVLYDDGRFDRETVVRLLRHVETLLVGLASDEDRPNGGVPLLTTAERDEILLDWNDTFAPVPSDRTLPELIEAAAAAHPERIAVRCGTVVRTYRDLVEGADRIARHLLQAAPIQPDDRIAVWMPRSHLMLETILAIWKCGAAYVPVDPAYPARRVEAILTLARPSIIVGADRRPPVALASVPLVDPAHAAHRDGDGDAPPRTPRAGPRTSPT